Proteins found in one Bacillota bacterium genomic segment:
- a CDS encoding ABC transporter permease: MPKFLIIAGREIKEEFREPTMPILMVAMALVFTFAVGLMFGGQTVDRTLSVLVYDNDRSPASQAMVGELRKAPGLTVSPAGDKDPEPEAAIRARSAAVAVVVPRGYGADMEAMRAPSVTVLGRSDSTDGIVVREVLGRSLLWTATSLKAADLIAAQPATAGGRPVSPDKLAEARALDLKALNDAWAAGPKVTTTLKEIGSKTPPRANFAAATTATVAGFAVMFLMYPATFGAGSILDERQRGTWSRLLTTPTGGMTMIFGQLLGVFVSTWLQALAIVLASHYLFGVNWGSSVPGLILVMTSFILSTIGLGLAISGFVQTKAQLAAVSPIVITGTCMLGGAFWPAELMPGFMQTLGKFVPPGWAAEGFNALIQRGAGLNGVVVPSAVLLAFAAVFLTVGVLRVRYQ; encoded by the coding sequence ATGCCCAAGTTCCTCATCATCGCCGGACGGGAGATCAAGGAGGAGTTCAGGGAGCCGACCATGCCCATCCTGATGGTCGCCATGGCTCTGGTTTTCACCTTCGCCGTGGGGCTGATGTTCGGCGGCCAAACCGTCGACCGGACCCTCTCGGTCCTCGTCTATGACAACGATCGCAGCCCCGCTTCGCAGGCCATGGTCGGCGAGCTGCGGAAGGCCCCCGGCCTCACGGTCTCGCCGGCCGGCGATAAGGACCCCGAGCCGGAAGCCGCCATCCGCGCACGGTCCGCGGCGGTTGCCGTGGTCGTCCCCCGGGGGTACGGCGCCGATATGGAGGCCATGCGGGCCCCCTCAGTTACCGTCCTCGGCCGCTCCGACTCAACCGACGGGATCGTCGTCAGGGAGGTTCTCGGGCGATCACTCCTGTGGACGGCCACCAGCCTCAAAGCGGCCGACCTCATCGCCGCCCAGCCGGCCACGGCCGGGGGCCGCCCGGTCAGCCCGGACAAGCTGGCCGAGGCCCGAGCCCTCGACCTCAAGGCGCTGAACGACGCTTGGGCCGCGGGTCCCAAGGTCACCACGACGCTGAAAGAAATCGGCTCGAAGACCCCGCCCCGGGCCAACTTCGCCGCCGCCACCACGGCCACCGTGGCCGGCTTCGCGGTCATGTTCCTGATGTACCCGGCGACCTTCGGGGCCGGCTCCATCCTCGACGAGCGGCAGCGGGGGACGTGGAGCCGCCTGCTGACCACCCCGACCGGGGGGATGACCATGATCTTCGGACAGTTGCTGGGCGTCTTCGTCTCGACCTGGCTCCAGGCCCTGGCGATCGTCCTCGCCAGCCACTACCTCTTCGGAGTCAACTGGGGTAGTTCTGTCCCCGGCCTCATCCTCGTCATGACTTCGTTCATCCTCAGCACCATCGGGTTGGGCCTGGCCATCTCCGGCTTCGTCCAGACTAAGGCCCAGCTCGCCGCGGTCAGCCCGATCGTTATCACGGGCACCTGCATGCTGGGCGGGGCCTTCTGGCCGGCGGAGCTGATGCCGGGCTTCATGCAGACCCTGGGCAAATTCGTCCCGCCCGGGTGGGCCGCGGAGGGCTTCAACGCCCTCATCCAGCGCGGGGCGGGCCTCAACGGGGTCGTCGTGCCCAGCGCCGTGCTCCTGGCCTTCGCGGCCGTCTTCCTAACCGTCGGTGTGCTGCGGGTGAGGTACCAATAG